aaatgttcgaaaataaaattttatttgtaccctGACCAGTtgagtacaaaatttatttgtaacatgacatatttttttaaatgatcatcatattataataaaagtactgtgcaagtttcattacaatatggCAAGCCgttaagaagttataaaaataaaatatctaaaaaacaaggtttttttggcagttccttaaaatacattaatgcatGCTTCTTCCACATTTTtggagataaaatattgaaattttgaataaaaacttgaattgatgtccTTAAAACAGCCAACAATCAATAGCATTGAGAAATTAGTTAGTTTAGGGCCAACTGTAACATTTCTCTTTCAGAcaggtgtccctaaactttctagCGACACTGTAGATAGGTAAGTTTTCATTAGTTTTCTCAAtaggttataatatttattgacagcATTTGACAAATAATTGACAGTATTGACGAATTATCAATATTCATGATTCATCTTCATATTCATCGAATCCTCAATACAAGCTACTtaaactaaattacaataatttaattgagCCCAAACACCTTCACAATGATTtctattgaaaaatgaaaaattaattcgGTACCTGAGGGtaaatatatttggattttaattagtaattaatgggttaaacctttttttaaattctttataggCACATTGATAGATGATGCCTACCTACCACACCCAGTCTTATTTGTATGTAAGTTACTCCAAGTGCCTTTGTACCTTAGAACCCTCCTCAAGCCTACTtacaattgatattttatttttcagaatcaTTTGGCCAAAACTACCCAGAGGTAAGTAATTTCTATTTGTGTGTGTCGGTATTCTACtagattattcaaaatttttaaaatattttattaggccTAGTCCAGTTTAATTTTCAGTGGAAACGATAGGAGAAAagatatatattaatagtttacacTGGGAACATTATTCAGTAGCTGAATACACTTATATTCACTATGTCTATGTATTTATACATGTACACACAATCATGTGGTCTGCAGTAAACACCTTATGACCTGGTTGGTGTCTGTTAGAGAAAAGCTCTGTATAAAGTCTTGTTGCTAAACTGCTAAACTTTCATTACCATCAGCCAGTTCATAGACAGTGAATATCAGTGTATTCAGCTACTGAATAATGTTCCCAGTGTAAACTAATTATTACAGCACAACTAAAAATCATAACACCAATATTATAGAAACACAGTATATGGAGGTTAGAATCAATATTAGTTCCAAGATAATACTTAATAAACAATTCATCTCAACAATTAGATATCTCTTAATTTATTATCAGCTGTTAAATAAAATCAGCTGTTGTGCAATGCCTTATTCATCTGATAAGGATGAATTCCTAGTGCTGTACTTTAAGAATTAGTTTATTTAGTATTTGACCgtacttttatttgaaaatcttaattttttaaaaattacttattgtaGAATATTCAACATAGTACcacaatgtttgtattaaaaagagcaatttttattatttgttaataaaatcacTCATCTTACAATTATTAGGCTTTAAATTTGGTTTCCGTTTGtttctctaaataatattattttcaaacttttatctAATATGTACATTAATAAGGGCATTGTAATTACTATCTTAAGccattttataagtaaaaattattttctaaaaaacacatacagcCAGACAGACAAAACACTAAGCAAGATAGGATTTTACATTACATgatgaaatttgtttgttttcacctGTATTATACTTTGGTAAAGTTTTGGTTATTAATTAGAGGATGCCCTGTATAATGGTAAGGCTTCACGTTACCCACATCTGACCAGCAGCTATTTTaggttatatatttgtatatataggttatatgtataaaaatctttttgttgCTCAGACcttgataatttaaaacaaaactacattAAACATATATGCAGGTCTAATTTGTTAATTTCTGACTGCAGAAGATTCATTAGTGTATCATGCTTATTCTAGTTAAAATCACTCAGTCTTGAGCTGCAGTAAAGGTGTCTCAAATAATCTGGTTATCTGTGATATTGTTAAATGTATGTAAGGAGTTTGATGGAGCACTGGATTGTATCTCGCTGGCTGTAACATGTGCTTTCAACAAGCGAGGCACTCTCCTAGCGGTTGGTTGCAATGACGGACGCATCGTCATCTGGGACTTTCTGACTAGGGGCATTGCCAAGATCATCAGTGCCCATATGCACCCTGTCTGCTCTCTTAGGTGAATATCAGTTACCGTTAGTTGTGTTTCGTATATATCACTAAACTTGAAAAAGTCATAAAAATCCAAACTCAGTAGGTTTTTATTCTGTAAAGCCTTTACACAGCTGGGCTGTTTTTACCAGACACCTTACAAAagtatacaaacataattttttatttacttttgtggaATGTCTGATGATGGCAATCTTGCTGTCAAAATGCTTCTagaaatgaaaaaagttatttagtgATATTTCCAAAACAGTAACAGTTAATCAATATAAGTTCAACACTATTAATTGTGTTTGCTCAAGTTCTTCTTAATTGGCTATTTGTCAGCTCTGCTCTGTCACTCAAAAACTGctcttgtaaattattttttttatatttaaaaaataccttttcagattttgaaaatgtacaactTTAGAAATGGTATGTCAACGAAAAATATGACTTATTCTTAAGTTCAATAATGATTGCTTTTAGattctttcatatttattctcaaaataaccttaaaaaaatactcaggagggttcacttctcactggtttataccttccagttgaacttaccactgggcacagcaaaaaccaatgtgtcacgtaaatctgggcaaccttatggatgtccaggagcggcacatcactaactacaaatgttgagattctggggtgcaagagtaattcgataggtctagtctactgcaggagataactgttggagttggtggagttcgttttttaagagtcaaaggttcttacAGCACATgttagcctagacataagggtttGTCAACTCCTGCCCtatttgactggagaggctggttcagagctggcctccccttcttccaaaggGGATATgatgagattagtgccctaaattcttcctcatagatctcAACAAGAGGCGGCCCCTAACCTCATCTCTtaatcctgtcactctggaagcagcgcaaaggatataggactaggtgcattttctaaaattcttgttctacgagaccaaaaataaaaaccttaaaaaatacatttgtttttttggtattttgaaattaaatattcttgtatGAGTAAATTAACTTTGTTCATTCAATTCAATAAAGGTGGGCCtaacaaataattgtacataTCTCATGGATCTAAAATCAAATGTGTTGTgattgttaagtattattattattgggcTTGATCACTTCTTATTTATCACAGTTGGTCTAGAAATGGCTTCAAACTACTGAGTGCTTCTACTGACAACAATGTTTGTATCTGGGACGTGCTCTCTGGAGAGTGTGAACAGAAATATCGCTTTCCATCACCTATCCTCAAAGTGAGTAGAAAGTGTTgcttttttttgtgattttggtCACCAATTCAGATTTCTCTTCAATATCTATCTGCCTGTCAGTCTGCTAGGTAATTATTAATGTCACATAgagaaatactttttaattggATCACATGTACAGAGCAAccataaacactttttttttattctggtacaaagaaaaataatatctttaacaTGTTCCTTAGAATccattttccaaatgttttaaaattttatcaaattccAAATATTTGTCATATTGTTTTGAGTTCTGGACTTGACtgatctatataaaaaaaattgatttttaattatatattattattgattaaaaacatgcaaataatttttaaactatcagTGACTAGTTAAGTTTCTAGCTcatgattttgaaatgtttacatttaaaaccaattgATAGAGAAGAATTGTCACATGCTTGAGTCttattgtattatttgatatGTTAATTCTctcattatttagtattttttgtgtacTCCTGTGTgttgtatgtattaaattaagaATCAGTGTTTAAAGGTCAAACACAGGTATTGAACATTGTAAAGTTTTTTTGGAGTCATAGGATTTGAGGTCCTTTAATCTAAAGAATTTGTTCCACCATTTATCAAGGCTATCATATAATAGGTGAACTATATTATCTAAGATGTGGAAAATTCTTTATGGtaagaaattgtatattttcaaatctgAACATACTTTGTACTTAGGTTAAGTGAAGTGAGGACTTCATACTCCTAACTTCGCCTTTGTTAGTAAAGCCaagtttcattttgtttttttaatttccgattaagttgtttttaatcaacTTAAAATTTAAGTGGACAGCTCCAAATggtatgtgtatttatatttctgaaaaaataaagtaataactaaCTGACAATCTAGATAATGTAATGAAActacaaaaactattaattattaaaccaaCAAgttcttaaaacatgttttgcaGGTACAGTTCCATCCTCGTAATGACAAAGTTTTCCTTGTCTGTCCGATGCGTCATGCTGCTGTTTTAGTTGACACGGATGGAGATCATAAAATCGTACCTCTCGATGAAGACGTAAGTACAAATTTATTTCCGTTTATCGTAGTTGTTCCAAACCTCTTGGATAATACGTTGAGTTGAGATCACCATgctgaaagtataataaaaaagtttcttgCAGTCTTTATGactcatacaaataaaaaaatgtggttTAGAAACCTTACAAATGGTTCATTTTGAACAAACGCAGTCCCTTATATCTTTTGGAATTAGTATTTATGGAGCCATCCCTAAAGAAATAAGGATAGATTAGTACACTCTGTGACCTTGTACGTGACAGGCAAGATGGCTCCTTATCACCTCCTCCTCTCCCTATTCCCTCATTAATGAACCAGATTAATaagttttgtatgttattttacaGAAGTAGAAGCTTTCAATTGAAtattgaaattagtttaaaagtattataaatatatatttaacttaaatattgtgaaattacttaaaagttaatataataatattagattaGTAGATTCTTGTGCAATAGGAAAATTGTGATTACAATTTTGAATTCTACTCATAAAATATTGTGATGATGGGACAAAATATGTGTTGTCCAGTGTTATTGGAACTTCAATTATTGGAAACCTGGGTTATCGAAAATGGCTTGAAAAGTAGTGAAAACAGTTCCAGTGGCCGCGCAGCAAGACGCTACAGAAAGAACAAACAATTTGGACACGCTGCAACCCCAATATTGACagcactgaaaatatttattgtgggGACTGCTAATGGAGGAGAACACCTCAACTATCTCGCCACTGTTCCAAACAAGAGCAATAAAAATCCCTTCTCCTCAATACCACCCATGCTTTAAGGAGTCACGCACCCAGTCATATCTGTACCGGTAGATGAGTCACCCTCCCTTCCACATCTCGGATTGTCAGTGGCACACCCTGCAACCCTGCTGGCAGCAGCAAAACCTGTTTATGAATATCGTTCAGTGTTCAGTGCTTGTAAAAACTGGCAACACAGATTAGTAAAATCTGTCTccttacacaaaataaattgtgtatcatTTTTCAACAAGTTAGATGATTCTGCTCAGATTGCTCCATTcattagttttaagaataaattaattatctggTTGCAGAGCAAACCATTTTATCctattcaaaagtttttaaatagtaatgtaaaaataacttttaaaaataaataaataacttaacatGTCATCTAACCTAGATTAACctcacatattttttaaataaattattgacaaaatGCATTGTAAATGCATGTATTGTGTTTTTTtgcattgtattgtattattgttactaaatattGTACTTGACTATGCTTATTTCATATTGATGACCAATGGCATGATTTGATTTGTATTGCACTGGCGAGTTTACTCTTATCTctgattattttaagaataaataattttgtattcagttgattataaatatttttgtaaagtattatTCTTGTCccatatatattgtaaaataatagttataatttgaGTATACCTACTAATATTTCCTGGACATTTTTTTGTATTGACATAACCAtgtattattggaaattttggtTATCTGAAACTTGTCGTCAGTTTGGTTGTCACTTTAGGACACTGTTTAtgagaactttttaaatttattttgctgtaAGGAATCACATCATGAAGTTTGGTGCAATGTCATGAAAACAATCTCATTTCTAAAGTTCTTTCCGTCTTAACATTGTTCACTAATAAATCTATGTATTTTGCAGACGGATCTAACAATAGTTGCATCATTTGACCGAAGAGGGCAGTTCATCTACACAGGCAACGCCAAGGGCAAGATACTTGTCATGAGCTGTCCGGACCTCGAACTCAAGGCTTCGTTCAAAGTTTCGACCAGTGCTACGGCCGTGAAAAGCATCGAGTTTGCAAGAAGAGGAGAGTAAGTCGAGTACAATTTCcacatcatttataaaatatttttatagcaacaCAGAATATTTTaggtgaaatttgttttttgaggCTGCAGAATATAACAATTAGCTCAATTATTGCACCATAGATTTTTGTaccaaaaagtttatataataaaagcattttagcaatgaaaaattactttgCTAATGCTtagttcattataaaaataatgtataattatttaaattaattgcatGGATCATAAGTAAGGTTGcctttcaattaaatttcattttattgctTATCATTCCTGCTACttttcgaaaatgtctttttctCTTTCTCTATTGTAATTCCAAACTGACCTTGAAATCTCTCAATTTgatcaaataaatatgtaacagatattcacatttataaatatgtatataacctAGAAAAAACAATAAGGTAAtttgagatttaaatataataacttttaatgtgttaaaacacacacacacacacacacacacacacacaagacaCATTTAAGGTTTCAAGACAATAGCTGCAAAGTTTTGATGTATCATCTCAGTTATAAAGTAGTATATGTTAAAAGggagaaaaattttatttaattcttgtaACTCAAGTAATGCTTTTtactgaaatacattttttatttaatatccagAAGAGTTTCTTTCTTATTGAtgacaaaataacaaaatgtttatatagttcaagtgtataaaatgttaaactgtctaaaaatattaaaaattctcttCACAAAATTTCTTTATGAATTCATCTTCAAAattctaataattgtaattatattttcaagcTATTACAAGTTCATATGGATAATTCAAACTGTTGgatgatatattaatataacaagaAGACATGTTGGTTGACTCGTTGTTGTAGCCTCTTACTGGTACATAAGGATTGTAACTATGTCTGCAGGTGTTTCCTGGTGAACTCGGCAGACCGGGTGATCAGGGTATACAATTCAGATAAGGTGAAGAACTGTGGCAAGGACGGAGAGCCAGAACCTATTCAGAAACTGCAAGATCTCGTTAATaagtaagttttgtttttactcaAGAAACAGTGTAACAGGATTTTTGTCTAACACTTTCCATCGTTATGTGAAGCATAAAACAGTAATACTATGTTTTAAGACATGTGATTTGATTTTCTCCCTGGATGGATAATCAACCTAAAATACACCCTATATGACTTTCTCTTGACAGGGTCTGGAAAGGATAGAAATGTGTTAATGgcaataatttaatgattttgtatGAAGTAATACCATGTTTTTATAATTCCTTTTAGATTTTATGCTAACTGTCCTATAATGATTAATGATTTCAATATCCTGATaggtgaaatttaattattttatgtacaatagtgataattttgttaaaatgggacattgtgtGCAGGACAATGTGGAAGAAGTGCTGTTTCTCAGGCGATGGGGAATACGTGTGTGCCGGCTCAGCCAGACAACATGCCTTGTACGTTTGGGAAAAGAGTATCGGGAACCTGGTCAAGATCTTGCATGGAACAAAGGGTGAACTGCTTCTGGATGTTGTGGTGAGTTGTTTTGATCAATTCTTAACTCTCAGTGAACAGGTTGAGGAAGACACTAGACCACAAAGATGCAGAAGTTTTCATCGGTTATGACTCCTCTTTGTTGCCCTGTATTTTGCAGCTTGAGTAATGACCTACTGGATATCACTTAAAACAGTATGTGTATTGTTTCTGTCACTTTCTTTTTTTCCttctactgtaattttatttatattattgatgaaTACACCTTAggtgcaaataaataaaactcattaaaaaataaacgtcTGAAAAATGGTTTTTTCAGCTGTTTAGTTGTCTACACAATATACCAACAGTTAgccatattaaaaaattagttgtttatattttattgttgaaactaGTCTTActtatgaaataatgtatttactaacCAAGAAATTGACATGCTCAATCTCAATTTACCATTAGATAATGGTAtcatattagaaattttaaaaagtttacctTTTTCAGCACTCTTCAAGCCTGCGGTTATTTTTGTATTGCCTAAAGAATAATTATTGGGATTTGGAGGCAAAAATGACACTTTTGTCACAGTTAAAACAATATAAGTATATGTGGTTCTCATTGTGCAATATCAAATTGAAGATGCATTGATTGACATTTGTAAACCTTTAATTCTTGAAATTCTGTATTAAATTATGCATAGTTTTTAACGGATGAAATATTTGGTGTATGCTTTCAGTGGCACCCGGTAAGACCTATAATTGCGTCGATATCCAGTGGTGTAGTGTCGGTATGGGCTCAGAACCAGGTGGAGAACTGGTCCGCCTTCGCTCCGGACTTCAAGGAGTTGGACGAGAATGTTGAGTACgaggagagagagagtgagttTGACCTGAGTGACGAGGACAAGTCGGTCACAGAGGGTCCTGAGAAACACAATGAGGATTTGGAGGTAAACTAGAGACACATAAGTTTATTGATTAGAGTCCTTTATTTAACCCATTAACAGTTTCCTTTGTCCTTTCCCTTCCGTGTCGAGTTATAATCCTATTTCTGAGAGGTCATAACTAACAGAAGAAACATGCTATTGAGGATGCCAGACACAAACAACACAACAGAAGTTACGTCATGGAAAGAGGCAGTTATCCTGTGATAAACAggcaaaattgttaatttcattcaAGGACACCAGAATATTAACCAACAAACAAGATGGCATGGGTATAAGGAGTCCAAAAGTCAACAGAGGCTCTGTCCTTACTTTCTACTCCTTCCACTTGTTCTGGATCTCAGtgtatgtacaaaatttattgggtcatgtttttcaatttatataattatgttaactATAAAGCTTTCTAGGAGGTTGACAGGGCAgtgttgtatattgtatataagcATCACAACACcaaacagtttttgtatttattttagtaatttttgttcaatacaatAACTAAccagaatttaaaagtaaaacattatgtaTTAGTTTGAATAAGGTCATAAAAGTTGCTTTTAAAGCCATTCattttcgttaaaaaataaatgcaagTATATGGAAACAGCAAGGGTCTAGGTAATTTGAGTAGAAAGGGTTAAACAAAGGTaaactttatgtaaaaataaaacttataatggTTGAGAgtttattatataacatactAAAAGATTATTGCCTGTATTATGAACCAGCTTATATGGAATCTGTGTTGACCGattatgatttaatttgttttgtcttTGGGCTTTTAAGGTGATGCCAAAAACTTTCACCACAAAAGATTAGTGTTTCATTTTTCCTCTTGAAGAAATGgaaattttcatgttttaattaacCACTAACTGACGGCTGGTGGCAGGTGGATGTCACCTCTGTGAACCCTGTTCCGGCTTTCTGTAGTTCAGACGAAGAAACGGAGGACACAGAAGTGCTGCAGTTTCTGCCGATAGCCCCCGAGGTGGAGGACCCAGAAGAGGGACCCACACTGCCCCCACCACACCCCGTAGCTCCAACCTCCTTCCCTCCGTCCGGCTCACCCCCTCTCAAACGTCCTCGTTACCAGTCTTACGAGATTACGCTGCAGGGTGCTCCTGTAGATGGTACGTATTCAgtagaaaaaatcttttagttGGTTTAAGTCTGTACAATGCAGACAAAGAGTAAGTAAAACTGGtagattaatttttctttccaCTACTTGCCATCTAATGTCGGCACTGTTTATCAGTAATTTATATTGTTCAGAAAATTTAATTGTACAGGCCCTCTGTAATATCTGGTACTAGCAGTTCTACAAGTATTTATGGAACAAAACACATTTGCATAAGCTTTGAGAAACTCACATTTCTATAAAACTAATAacaggtaatttatttttgtacaacagTTAAAGATACTATTAATTATTGTACCAACCACTTCAAATTGCTTATTTTTTGGAATTGGAAGATCAATATTTCAGATTATCATTGAGATCAATTTTAGGTTTATCACTGAGATCAATTTTTTCAGGTGATATCAATTTCAGATTATCATTAAGATCAATTTTAGGTTATCACTCAGATCAATTTCAGGTTATCGCTGATATCAATTTTAGGTTATCACTCAGATCAATTTCAGATTACCATTGAGATCAATTTCAGGTTTATCACTGAGATCAATTTTTTCAGGTGATATCAATTTCAGATTATCACTGAGATCGATTTTAGGTTATCATTGAGATCAATTTCAGGTTATCACTGAGATCAATTTCAGATTATCACTGAGATCGATGTTAGGTTATCATTGAGATCGATTTCAGGTTTTCACTGAGATCAATTTCAGATTATCACTGAGATCAATTTCAGATTATCACTTAGATCAATTTCAGATTATCATTGAGATCAATTTCAGATTATCACTGAGATCAATTTCAGGTTATCACTGAGATCAATTTCAGGTTAACACTGAGATCAATTTCAGATTATCACTGAGATCGATTTTAGGTTATCATTGAGATCAATTTCAGGTAATCACTGAGATCAATTTCAGATTATAACTGAGATCAATTTCAGATTATCACTGAGATCGATTTTAGGTTATCATTGAGATCAATTTCAGATTATCATTGAGATCAATTTCAGGTTATCACTGAGATCAATTTCAGATTATCATTGAGATTGATTTTAGGTTATCACTGAGATCAATTTCAGGTTATCAGAGACATTGACGGCATCACAATGCCATAAATTTATACTCAATTTGGCttaggtattttatttgaaattataaattcacATATGGATTTTGTTTTCAGAACCTCACCCTCTGCTGAGCAATCGACCTGGCAAGGATAAGTCTTTTTCTGGCACGAAGAAGGGGACGAAGCGATTTGCCAAATGAGACAGTTTTTCTTACGTATTTTCCTAAAAAAGATAGTTTTTGAAGGATGTGCAAATATTGAGATTTAAAATCAcacaaactatataatttttcagAGATTTTGAGATTTGAGACGAAACTCTCCTTTCAAACTTCTCAAATATTCAAATGGGacttatattacaaaactgaTGCAAAATACAATAGTGGAGAAATTCAATCATTTTATATCACAGA
This Homalodisca vitripennis isolate AUS2020 chromosome 3, UT_GWSS_2.1, whole genome shotgun sequence DNA region includes the following protein-coding sequences:
- the LOC124356571 gene encoding retinoblastoma-binding protein 5 homolog; translation: MNLELLESFGQNYPEEFDGALDCISLAVTCAFNKRGTLLAVGCNDGRIVIWDFLTRGIAKIISAHMHPVCSLSWSRNGFKLLSASTDNNVCIWDVLSGECEQKYRFPSPILKVQFHPRNDKVFLVCPMRHAAVLVDTDGDHKIVPLDEDTDLTIVASFDRRGQFIYTGNAKGKILVMSCPDLELKASFKVSTSATAVKSIEFARRGECFLVNSADRVIRVYNSDKVKNCGKDGEPEPIQKLQDLVNKTMWKKCCFSGDGEYVCAGSARQHALYVWEKSIGNLVKILHGTKGELLLDVVWHPVRPIIASISSGVVSVWAQNQVENWSAFAPDFKELDENVEYEERESEFDLSDEDKSVTEGPEKHNEDLEVDVTSVNPVPAFCSSDEETEDTEVLQFLPIAPEVEDPEEGPTLPPPHPVAPTSFPPSGSPPLKRPRYQSYEITLQGAPVDEPHPLLSNRPGKDKSFSGTKKGTKRFAK